A window from Pseudomonas campi encodes these proteins:
- a CDS encoding sensor histidine kinase yields MEFRHSLSRRIVIAFMLMTLLVGGTFAIGIVETVHQVEERLISNELGGDLERFLKMESIDDWRHHPEPGQLFYFSDGHGDFALPEELQSLAPGFHEVYREERSYHGFVQLVDGRRYVLLQDQSGFEDREQLLFAVVFGGFLISLALSGLLGWLLARKVIEPVVRLSTQVRHPDQLLDRAPSLAPDYASDEVGQLAASFDTTLGLLRRALTRERLFTSDVSHELRTPLMVLASSCELLLESPSLDARARGQVQRIARASEEMRDLVQTFLLLARSRNDEPGMTPLASLTEVADGLVEQWRPAIEAKGLTFHYQRGSGTLMHYNAPLLRSVMGNLLRNALHYTERGAIELQLGEQGFVVVDSGVGIPESEREAMFQPFVRGGQARGEGLGLGLSLVQRICESQGWSVSLSGVEPQGCRFEVSLTGAAC; encoded by the coding sequence ATGGAGTTTAGGCACAGCCTGTCACGGCGTATCGTCATCGCCTTCATGCTGATGACCTTGCTGGTGGGTGGCACCTTTGCCATCGGCATCGTCGAGACCGTGCACCAAGTCGAGGAGCGGCTGATCTCTAACGAGCTGGGCGGCGACCTCGAGCGTTTCCTGAAGATGGAGAGCATTGACGACTGGCGCCACCACCCCGAGCCCGGCCAGCTGTTCTACTTCAGTGATGGGCACGGCGACTTCGCCCTGCCGGAGGAACTACAGAGCCTGGCGCCGGGCTTTCACGAGGTGTACCGCGAGGAACGTTCCTACCATGGCTTCGTGCAGCTGGTGGATGGTCGCCGCTATGTGTTGCTGCAGGATCAGAGCGGCTTCGAGGACCGCGAGCAGTTGCTGTTCGCTGTGGTATTCGGCGGTTTCCTGATCAGCCTGGCGCTGTCCGGGCTGCTCGGCTGGCTGCTGGCGCGCAAGGTGATCGAACCGGTGGTGCGCCTGTCGACCCAGGTGCGCCACCCGGACCAGCTGCTCGACCGCGCGCCGTCGCTGGCGCCGGACTATGCCAGCGACGAGGTGGGGCAGCTGGCAGCCTCCTTCGACACCACCCTGGGCCTGCTGCGCCGTGCGCTGACCCGTGAGCGGCTGTTCACCAGTGACGTCAGCCATGAGCTGCGCACCCCGCTGATGGTGCTGGCCAGCTCCTGCGAGCTGCTGCTGGAAAGCCCTTCCCTGGACGCGCGAGCCCGTGGCCAGGTGCAGCGAATTGCCCGCGCCAGCGAGGAAATGCGTGATCTGGTGCAGACCTTTCTGCTGCTGGCGCGCTCGCGCAACGATGAACCCGGTATGACGCCCCTGGCCAGCCTGACCGAGGTGGCCGATGGCCTGGTTGAGCAATGGCGCCCGGCGATCGAGGCCAAGGGCCTGACATTTCACTATCAGCGCGGCAGCGGCACCCTGATGCATTACAACGCGCCCTTGCTGCGTTCGGTCATGGGCAATCTGCTGCGCAATGCGCTGCATTACACCGAGCGTGGGGCTATCGAGTTGCAACTGGGTGAGCAGGGCTTTGTCGTCGTCGACAGCGGCGTGGGCATTCCGGAAAGCGAGCGCGAGGCAATGTTCCAGCCTTTCGTGCGCGGTGGTCAGGCGCGTGGTGAGGGTCTCGGTCTCGGCCTGTCGCTGGTCCAGCGGATCTGCGAAAGCCAGGGCTGGAGTGTCAGTCTGAGTGGTGTGGAGCCCCAGGGTTGTCGCTTCGAGGTCAGCCTCACCGGCGCTGCTTGCTGA
- a CDS encoding co-chaperone GroES has translation MKLRPLHDRVVIRRSEEESKTAGGIVLPGSAAEKPNQGVIVAVGTGKALDNGEVRALAVKVGDKVVFGPYSGSNTVKVDGEDLLVMSENEILAVLEA, from the coding sequence ATGAAGCTTCGTCCTCTGCATGACCGCGTCGTTATCCGCCGCAGCGAAGAAGAATCGAAAACCGCTGGTGGCATCGTGCTGCCGGGCTCCGCTGCTGAAAAGCCGAACCAGGGCGTGATCGTCGCCGTCGGTACCGGCAAAGCCCTGGACAACGGTGAAGTACGTGCCCTGGCCGTCAAAGTCGGTGACAAAGTGGTATTCGGCCCTTACTCCGGCAGCAACACCGTCAAAGTCGACGGCGAAGACCTGCTGGTGATGAGCGAGAACGAAATCCTCGCCGTCCTCGAAGCCTGA
- a CDS encoding HugZ family protein, whose amino-acid sequence MSVTAGKHARELLLKEYRGVLSTHSKAMPGFPFGSVVPYCLDELGCPLILISRIAQHTHNLQQDGKCSLLVGERGAEDVQAVGRLTLLAEAEKLAESVQVDAAAARYYRYFPESRDYHQVHDFDFWRLQPVRWRYIGGFGAIHWLEQVSLANPFAGEVELGMLEHMNADHVAAIAHYVELAGLPARESAQLVGIDSEGFHLRIGKSLYWLAFPTSCNSPGAVRQALVQLARAEVWPTAEQASA is encoded by the coding sequence TTGAGCGTGACAGCCGGTAAGCATGCCCGAGAATTGCTCCTCAAGGAATACCGCGGCGTGCTCTCGACCCACTCCAAGGCCATGCCGGGCTTCCCTTTCGGATCAGTGGTGCCTTACTGTCTGGACGAGCTGGGTTGCCCGCTAATTCTGATCAGTCGCATTGCCCAGCACACCCATAATCTGCAGCAGGACGGCAAATGCTCGCTGCTGGTCGGTGAGCGCGGTGCCGAGGATGTGCAGGCGGTCGGGCGCCTGACCCTGCTGGCCGAGGCCGAGAAACTGGCAGAATCAGTGCAGGTAGACGCCGCTGCCGCGCGTTACTACCGCTATTTCCCCGAATCGCGCGATTACCACCAGGTACACGACTTCGACTTCTGGCGCCTGCAGCCGGTGCGCTGGCGCTATATCGGCGGTTTCGGTGCGATTCACTGGCTGGAACAGGTCAGCCTGGCCAATCCCTTCGCCGGCGAAGTGGAGCTGGGCATGCTCGAACACATGAATGCCGACCACGTGGCGGCCATCGCCCATTATGTCGAGCTGGCCGGATTGCCCGCCCGTGAGTCGGCGCAACTGGTCGGCATCGACAGCGAAGGCTTCCACCTGCGCATCGGCAAGAGCCTGTACTGGCTGGCCTTTCCAACATCCTGTAACAGTCCCGGCGCAGTGCGCCAGGCCTTGGTGCAGCTGGCTCGGGCTGAGGTCTGGCCGACCGCCGAGCAGGCGTCAGCTTGA
- a CDS encoding multidrug efflux RND transporter permease subunit has protein sequence MAFTDPFIRRPVLATVVSLLIILLGFQAFSKLVIRQYPQMENALITVATAYPGANAETIQGYITQPLQQSLASAEGIDYMTSSSQQNLSVISIYARIGADSDRLFTELLAKAGEVKNQLPQDAEDPVLSKEAADSTALMYVSFYSEQLSNPQITDYLSRVIQPKLATLPGMAEAEILGNQVFAMRLWLDPVKMAAYGVTAGEFSEAVRQYNFLAAAGEVKGQYVVTSINASTDLKTPEAFGAIPLKTVGDTRVLVRDVARVEMGAANYDSISSFDGTPSVYIAIKGTPSANPLDVIKHVRALLPELEAQLPPNLKVSIAYDATRFIQASIDEVVITLIEAVLIVIVVVFLFLGAFRSVLIPVITIPLSMIGVLFFMQLMGYSINLLTLLAMVLAIGLVVDDAIVVVENIHRHIEEGKTPFDAAIEGAREIAVPVVSMTITLAAVYAPIGFLEGLTGALFKEFALTLAGAVIISGIVALTLSPMMCAKLLRHEENPSGLAHKLDQIFDKLKRRYQDALHGTLNTRPVVLVFALIVMGLIPVLLKFSHSELAPEEDQGIVFLFANAPQPTNLNYLNAYTDEFVEIFKSFPEYYSSFQINGFDGVQAGIGGFLLTPWDERERTQMELLPEVQARLNAIPGLQIFGFNLPSLPGTGQGLPFQFVINTPNDYESLLQVADRVKARAMESGKFAFLNVDLAFDKPEVVVAIDREKAAQMGVSMQDLGLTLATLLGEGEINRFTIDGRSYKVIAQVERAYRDNPGWLSSYYVKSESGQMVPLGTLITVSDRARPTKLKQFQQLNSAIIEGVPIVSTGEAVDTIAQIAREEAPRGYAFDYAGASRQYVQEGSALFVTFALALAIIFLVLAAQFESFRDPLVILVTVPLSICGALLPIFLGFSSMNIYTQVGLVTLIGLISKHGILIVEFANQLRRDKGLGVREAIEEAASIRLRPVLMTTAAMVFGMVPLILATGAGAASRFDIGLVIATGMSIGTLFTLFVLPCVYTLLAKPDTRPAAAAVPSH, from the coding sequence ATGGCTTTTACAGATCCCTTTATCCGTCGTCCGGTACTGGCCACCGTGGTCAGCCTGCTGATCATCCTGCTGGGCTTCCAGGCCTTCAGCAAACTGGTGATCCGCCAGTACCCGCAGATGGAAAACGCCCTGATCACGGTGGCCACCGCCTACCCCGGGGCGAATGCCGAGACCATTCAGGGCTACATCACCCAGCCGCTGCAGCAGAGCCTGGCCAGTGCCGAAGGCATCGACTACATGACCTCGTCGAGCCAGCAGAACCTCTCGGTGATTTCCATCTACGCGCGCATCGGCGCCGACAGCGACCGCCTGTTCACCGAGCTGCTGGCCAAGGCCGGCGAGGTGAAGAACCAGCTGCCGCAGGATGCCGAAGACCCGGTGTTGTCCAAGGAAGCAGCCGACTCGACTGCGCTGATGTACGTCAGCTTCTACAGCGAGCAACTGTCCAACCCGCAGATCACCGACTACCTGTCGCGGGTCATCCAGCCCAAGCTGGCGACCCTGCCGGGCATGGCTGAAGCGGAAATCCTCGGCAACCAGGTGTTCGCCATGCGCCTGTGGCTGGACCCGGTGAAGATGGCCGCCTATGGCGTCACCGCCGGCGAGTTCAGCGAGGCCGTGCGCCAGTACAACTTCCTCGCCGCCGCCGGCGAAGTGAAGGGCCAGTACGTGGTCACCAGCATCAATGCCAGCACCGACCTGAAGACCCCGGAAGCCTTCGGCGCCATCCCGCTGAAGACCGTCGGCGACACCCGCGTGCTGGTACGTGACGTGGCCCGGGTGGAAATGGGCGCGGCCAACTACGACTCGATCAGCTCGTTCGACGGCACACCCTCGGTGTACATCGCCATCAAGGGTACGCCCAGCGCCAACCCGCTGGACGTGATCAAGCACGTGCGCGCCCTCCTCCCGGAGCTGGAAGCGCAACTGCCGCCGAACCTGAAAGTCTCCATCGCCTACGACGCCACCCGCTTCATCCAGGCGTCCATCGACGAGGTGGTGATAACCCTGATCGAGGCGGTGCTGATCGTCATCGTCGTGGTCTTCCTGTTCCTCGGCGCGTTCCGCTCGGTGCTGATCCCGGTGATCACCATTCCGCTGTCGATGATCGGCGTGCTGTTCTTCATGCAGCTGATGGGCTACTCGATCAACCTGCTGACCCTGCTGGCCATGGTCCTGGCCATCGGCCTGGTGGTGGACGATGCAATCGTCGTGGTGGAAAATATCCACCGCCATATCGAGGAAGGTAAAACGCCCTTCGACGCGGCCATCGAAGGGGCTCGGGAGATCGCCGTGCCGGTGGTCTCGATGACCATCACCCTGGCGGCGGTGTATGCCCCGATCGGCTTCCTCGAAGGCCTCACCGGGGCGCTGTTCAAGGAGTTCGCCCTGACCCTGGCCGGCGCGGTGATCATCTCCGGCATCGTCGCCCTGACCCTGTCGCCGATGATGTGCGCCAAGCTGCTGCGCCACGAGGAGAACCCCTCGGGCCTGGCGCACAAGCTCGATCAGATCTTCGACAAGCTCAAGCGTCGCTATCAGGACGCCCTGCACGGCACCCTCAACACCCGCCCGGTGGTGCTGGTGTTCGCGCTGATCGTCATGGGCCTGATCCCGGTGCTGCTCAAGTTCAGCCACAGCGAGCTGGCGCCAGAAGAAGACCAGGGCATCGTGTTCCTCTTCGCCAACGCGCCGCAGCCGACCAACCTGAACTACCTGAATGCCTATACCGACGAGTTCGTGGAGATCTTCAAGAGCTTCCCCGAGTACTACTCGTCGTTCCAGATCAACGGCTTCGATGGCGTGCAAGCGGGTATCGGCGGCTTCCTGCTGACCCCCTGGGACGAGCGCGAGCGCACGCAGATGGAGCTGCTACCGGAAGTCCAGGCCAGGCTCAATGCCATCCCCGGCCTGCAGATCTTCGGTTTCAACCTGCCATCGCTGCCGGGCACCGGCCAGGGCCTGCCGTTCCAGTTCGTGATCAACACGCCGAACGACTACGAGTCGCTCTTGCAGGTGGCCGACCGGGTCAAGGCGCGGGCCATGGAGTCGGGCAAGTTCGCCTTCCTCAACGTCGACCTGGCCTTCGACAAGCCGGAAGTGGTGGTCGCTATCGACCGCGAGAAGGCCGCACAGATGGGCGTGTCGATGCAGGACCTGGGGCTGACCCTGGCCACCCTGCTTGGTGAAGGCGAGATCAACCGCTTCACCATCGACGGCCGCAGCTACAAGGTGATCGCCCAGGTCGAGCGCGCCTACCGTGACAATCCGGGCTGGCTGAGCAGCTACTACGTGAAGAGCGAAAGCGGGCAGATGGTGCCGCTGGGTACGCTGATCACGGTCAGCGACCGCGCGCGGCCGACCAAGCTCAAGCAGTTCCAGCAGCTCAATTCGGCGATCATCGAGGGCGTGCCGATCGTCAGCACCGGTGAAGCGGTGGACACCATCGCGCAGATCGCCCGCGAGGAAGCGCCGCGCGGTTACGCCTTCGACTATGCCGGCGCCTCGCGCCAGTATGTGCAGGAAGGCAGCGCACTGTTCGTCACCTTCGCCCTGGCCCTGGCGATCATCTTCCTGGTGCTGGCCGCGCAGTTCGAGAGTTTCCGCGACCCGCTGGTGATCCTGGTGACCGTACCGCTATCGATCTGCGGCGCCCTGCTGCCGATCTTCCTCGGTTTCTCCAGCATGAACATCTACACCCAGGTGGGCCTGGTGACGCTGATCGGCCTGATCAGCAAGCACGGCATCCTGATCGTCGAGTTCGCCAACCAGCTGCGCCGCGACAAGGGCCTCGGTGTGCGCGAAGCGATCGAGGAAGCCGCCTCGATTCGCCTGCGCCCGGTGCTGATGACCACCGCGGCGATGGTCTTCGGCATGGTGCCGCTGATCCTCGCCACCGGCGCCGGGGCGGCCAGCCGCTTCGACATCGGCCTGGTGATCGCCACCGGCATGTCGATCGGCACCCTGTTCACCCTGTTCGTCCTGCCCTGCGTCTACACCCTGCTGGCCAAGCCAGACACCAGGCCGGCCGCAGCAGCAGTGCCGTCACACTGA
- a CDS encoding FxsA family protein, producing MRVFLFLFLLFPLIELAVLIQVGSAIGVIPTLLLVIGTAILGSVLLRVAGLATAWRAREKLARGEMPEEEMFAGLLIAVGGGLLLLPGFISDVFGLLCLIPFTRNLLIGNLRRRAAEQALRQRAFADDLAARSGQTRPNVIEGEYQRRD from the coding sequence ATGCGCGTTTTTCTCTTTCTGTTTCTGCTGTTCCCGCTGATCGAACTGGCTGTGCTGATTCAGGTCGGTAGTGCCATTGGCGTCATCCCGACTCTGCTGCTGGTGATCGGCACGGCCATCCTCGGCAGCGTGCTGCTGCGTGTGGCCGGCCTGGCTACCGCCTGGCGTGCCCGCGAGAAGCTGGCCCGTGGCGAAATGCCGGAGGAGGAGATGTTCGCCGGCCTGCTGATCGCCGTCGGTGGCGGCCTGTTGCTGCTGCCGGGCTTTATCAGCGACGTGTTCGGCCTGCTCTGCCTGATTCCCTTCACCCGCAATCTGCTGATCGGCAACCTGCGCCGCCGTGCCGCGGAGCAGGCCCTGCGTCAGCGTGCCTTCGCCGACGACCTGGCCGCCCGCTCCGGGCAAACCCGCCCCAACGTCATCGAAGGCGAGTACCAGCGCCGCGACTGA
- a CDS encoding lipopolysaccharide kinase InaA family protein, translating into MLSAVFGLDKDASLFDQWWQQQGEWVEAPNRRRGGESGVQRLRHVSDELLYAKRQVDHLYRSLLHPFGRPTVLRERNALLGLSKLGVRVPHLIYCGAHYQVGEGWRGILISEALEGFADIDSWYAQGGPECLSTEQHEQLLQQIGATLARMHLGRWQHGCLYAKHVFVRVQGDALDVALLDLEKSRRRLTCKSAARHDMRQLRRHSPWSDVEWKQVLHGYQQVFGSSIKGI; encoded by the coding sequence ATGTTGAGTGCTGTGTTCGGGTTGGACAAGGATGCGAGTCTGTTCGATCAGTGGTGGCAGCAACAGGGGGAGTGGGTCGAGGCCCCCAATCGGCGCCGGGGTGGTGAAAGTGGGGTACAGCGGCTACGTCACGTGAGCGACGAACTGTTGTATGCCAAACGTCAGGTCGATCACCTCTATCGTAGCCTTCTGCACCCCTTCGGCCGGCCGACCGTGTTGCGTGAGCGCAATGCCCTGCTGGGCTTGAGCAAGCTGGGCGTGCGAGTGCCGCACCTGATCTACTGCGGTGCGCACTATCAGGTGGGCGAAGGCTGGCGCGGCATCCTCATCAGCGAGGCCTTGGAGGGCTTCGCCGATATCGACAGCTGGTATGCCCAGGGCGGGCCGGAATGCTTGAGCACCGAGCAGCATGAGCAGCTGTTGCAACAGATAGGTGCCACGCTGGCGCGTATGCACCTTGGCCGTTGGCAGCATGGCTGCCTGTACGCCAAGCATGTATTCGTGCGGGTGCAGGGTGATGCGCTGGACGTGGCCCTGCTGGACCTGGAGAAAAGCCGCCGGCGGCTGACGTGCAAAAGCGCTGCTCGGCATGATATGCGGCAACTCAGGCGCCATTCGCCGTGGAGTGATGTCGAATGGAAGCAGGTGCTGCATGGCTACCAGCAAGTTTTTGGTAGCTCTATCAAGGGTATTTAG
- the groL gene encoding chaperonin GroEL (60 kDa chaperone family; promotes refolding of misfolded polypeptides especially under stressful conditions; forms two stacked rings of heptamers to form a barrel-shaped 14mer; ends can be capped by GroES; misfolded proteins enter the barrel where they are refolded when GroES binds) produces MAAKEVKFGDSARKKMLVGVNVLADAVKATLGPKGRNVVLERSYGAPLITKDGVSVAKEIELKDRFENMGAQLVKDVASKANDAAGDGTTTATVLAQAIVNEGLKAVAAGMNPMDLKRGIDKATIAIVAELKKLSKPCTDTKAIAQVGTISANSDNSIGDIIAEAMEKVGKEGVITVEEGSGLENELSVVEGMQFDRGYLSPYFINKPDTMIAELDGPLILLVDKKISNIRELLPVLEAVAKSGRPLLIVAEDVEGEALATLVVNNMRGIVKVAAVKAPGFGDRRKAMLQDIAILTGGTVISEEVGLSLESATLEHLGNAKRVQLSKENTTIIDGAGQQVDIEARVAQIRKQVEDTTSDYDKEKLQERLAKLAGGVAVIKVGAGTEVEMKEKKARVEDALHATRAAVEEGVVPGGGVALVRALQAIDELKGDNDDQNVGIALLRRAVEAPLRQIVANAGGEPSVVVDKVKQGSGNYGFNAASDTYGDMIEMGILDPAKVTRSALQAAASIGSLMITTEAMIADIVDDKAAPAMPDMGGMGGMGGMM; encoded by the coding sequence ATGGCTGCTAAAGAAGTCAAATTCGGCGATTCCGCTCGCAAGAAAATGCTGGTCGGCGTTAACGTCCTGGCCGACGCGGTAAAAGCGACCCTCGGCCCGAAAGGCCGCAACGTGGTGCTCGAGCGCAGCTACGGCGCGCCGCTGATCACCAAGGACGGCGTGTCCGTTGCCAAAGAAATCGAGCTGAAAGACCGCTTCGAGAACATGGGCGCCCAGCTGGTCAAGGACGTTGCGTCCAAGGCCAACGACGCTGCCGGTGACGGCACCACCACCGCCACCGTACTGGCTCAGGCCATCGTCAACGAAGGCCTGAAAGCCGTCGCTGCCGGCATGAACCCGATGGACCTCAAGCGCGGCATCGACAAGGCCACCATCGCCATCGTCGCCGAGCTGAAGAAGCTGTCCAAGCCGTGCACTGACACCAAGGCAATTGCCCAGGTCGGCACCATCTCCGCCAACTCCGACAACTCCATCGGCGACATCATTGCCGAAGCCATGGAAAAAGTCGGTAAAGAAGGCGTGATCACCGTTGAAGAAGGCTCGGGCCTGGAAAACGAACTGTCCGTCGTCGAAGGCATGCAGTTCGACCGTGGCTACCTGTCGCCGTACTTCATCAACAAGCCGGACACCATGATCGCCGAGCTCGACGGCCCGCTGATCCTGCTGGTCGACAAGAAGATCTCCAACATCCGCGAACTGCTGCCGGTGCTCGAAGCCGTGGCCAAGTCCGGCCGTCCGCTGCTGATCGTGGCCGAAGACGTTGAAGGCGAAGCCCTGGCGACCCTGGTCGTGAACAACATGCGTGGCATCGTCAAAGTCGCAGCCGTCAAGGCGCCGGGCTTCGGCGACCGTCGCAAGGCCATGCTGCAGGACATCGCCATCCTCACCGGCGGTACCGTGATTTCCGAAGAAGTCGGCCTGAGCCTGGAAAGCGCCACCCTGGAGCACCTGGGTAACGCCAAGCGCGTTCAGCTGAGCAAGGAAAACACCACCATCATCGACGGTGCTGGTCAGCAGGTGGACATCGAAGCCCGCGTTGCGCAGATCCGCAAGCAGGTCGAAGACACCACTTCCGACTACGACAAAGAGAAGCTGCAAGAGCGTCTGGCCAAACTGGCTGGCGGTGTTGCCGTGATCAAGGTCGGTGCCGGTACCGAAGTGGAAATGAAAGAGAAGAAAGCCCGCGTTGAAGACGCCCTGCACGCCACCCGCGCAGCCGTCGAAGAAGGCGTGGTACCTGGCGGTGGTGTTGCCCTGGTGCGCGCCCTGCAGGCCATCGACGAGCTGAAAGGCGACAACGACGACCAGAACGTCGGTATCGCCCTGCTGCGTCGCGCTGTTGAAGCGCCGCTGCGTCAGATCGTGGCCAACGCCGGCGGCGAGCCGAGCGTAGTGGTCGACAAGGTCAAGCAGGGTTCGGGTAACTACGGCTTCAACGCCGCGTCCGACACCTACGGCGACATGATCGAGATGGGTATTCTCGATCCGGCCAAAGTCACCCGTTCCGCCCTGCAGGCCGCCGCTTCCATCGGCAGCCTGATGATCACCACCGAAGCCATGATCGCCGACATCGTCGACGACAAGGCTGCTCCGGCCATGCCGGACATGGGTGGCATGGGTGGCATGGGCGGCATGATGTAA
- a CDS encoding response regulator transcription factor: MRILLVEDNRDILANMADYLGIKGYTVDCAQDGLSGLHLAASEHYDLIVLDIMLPGIDGYTLCQRLREEARRDTPVIMLTARDQLDDRLKGFKAGADDYLVKPFALSELAARIEAVLRRSLGGGKRSLQVGELSYDLDTLEVSRSGRPLKLNPVGLKLLALLMQKSPHVVRREALEEALWGDDCPDSDSLRSHVHQLRQVIDKPFDQALLHTVHGVGYRLAELADGV; the protein is encoded by the coding sequence ATGCGCATCCTCCTGGTCGAGGACAACCGCGACATCCTGGCCAACATGGCCGACTACCTGGGGATCAAGGGTTACACGGTGGACTGCGCCCAGGATGGCCTGTCCGGTCTGCACCTGGCCGCCAGCGAACATTACGACCTGATCGTGCTGGACATCATGCTGCCCGGCATCGACGGCTACACCCTGTGCCAGCGCCTGCGCGAGGAGGCACGGCGCGATACCCCGGTGATCATGCTGACCGCCCGTGACCAGCTGGACGACCGTCTCAAGGGCTTCAAGGCCGGGGCCGACGACTACCTGGTCAAGCCCTTTGCCCTCTCCGAGCTGGCCGCGCGCATCGAGGCCGTGCTGCGCCGCAGCCTGGGTGGCGGCAAGCGCAGCCTGCAGGTCGGAGAGTTGAGTTATGACCTCGACACCCTGGAAGTCAGTCGCAGCGGCCGTCCGCTCAAGCTCAACCCGGTGGGCCTCAAGCTGCTCGCCCTGCTGATGCAGAAAAGTCCGCACGTGGTGCGCCGCGAGGCGCTGGAAGAGGCGCTGTGGGGCGACGATTGCCCGGACAGCGACAGTCTGCGCAGCCATGTGCACCAGTTGCGTCAGGTCATCGACAAACCGTTCGACCAGGCGCTGCTGCACACCGTGCACGGGGTCGGCTATCGCTTGGCGGAGTTGGCCGATGGAGTTTAG